The DNA segment AAACTCCAGAGCCTCACTTAGCACCTCTCGGAGGCTAACCAGAAGCTCCTCCTTGGTTCGCTCTTGGCAGTTAACTCCCGGAACCTCTTCAATCCAGCCAACCCACCAGTCGCCGTCCTGTTTGATTACCGCAGTGTAGTTTTGTTCCATGCCACTATCCTATTGGATTTTCCACCCCTTGGCACCCAACTCGTGATCAGCAGACCGCCCCTTCGCCTGAGAAGGCCTCTTCCTTGCTGTCATGCTGTGGCCTGACGAGCCGCCAGGCGGTGATCAACTATAAACCCCGTATTCGATGCGTCCCAAGAGGTTCTCGACCTCCCGCGCGCCGATCTCCGTGTCGGCGTACTCGAGCGGCGTCCTCCCGCCAAGGCTGAGATTCTCGCTCCTGAGCCAGTCCGCCGCGCTCTCGAGAGCGTCAAACAC comes from the Deinococcota bacterium genome and includes:
- a CDS encoding type II toxin-antitoxin system HicB family antitoxin translates to MEQNYTAVIKQDGDWWVGWIEEVPGVNCQERTKEELLVSLREVLSEALEFNRQEARSAAGDHYIEEHIAV
- a CDS encoding MbcA/ParS/Xre antitoxin family protein, producing the protein MFDALESAADWLRSENLSLGGRTPLEYADTEIGAREVENLLGRIEYGVYS